The DNA sequence GAGGACAGCCGTAGCATCGCATTCGGCGCCCTGGATCCCGTACTCATGAAGGCGTTCCCGAAATTTTCCGGATATCTTTGGATTCCCTTCCGCAACGGCGCAGGCCTCCTGGGCGGCGTCCAGATTCTGCTGCCCGTCGGATGGGAGCCGGGCATAGCCGCCGATTTGCCTTTGCTCGGGGCGTTATCCGTTCATGCCGCCACGGCCTTGGACAACGCCGAGCTCCATGAATCCCAGGGAGAGCGCGCCCGGATCGAGATCGAGCTGCAGATGGCCCGTAAGATCCAAGGGAATTATATTCCGGACCCGCCCGTTATTCCCGGAATCGCCCTTGCCGGGGTATGCCTGCCGGCCCGGGAGATCGGCGGCGACTACCTGGATTACTTCCGCAACGAGAACGGTGATTGGATCATCGTCGTCGCCGACGTGTGCGGTAAAGGCATCCCCGCCGCCCTGGTCATGACGACCTTGCGCAGTTGCGTAAGGGCCGAGGGTAGGCGTCAGGAGTCCAGCAAGGAATTGCTCGCGGCCGTGAACAGCCTGATGGGGCCCGAACTGCAGCGCGAAAAATCCTTTATCACCTGCCTTTGCCTGGTGGTTTCGGCGCGAGGCGACGCCCTCAACTTCACCCGCGCGGGCCATCCCTGGTTGGTGGCTTCCGGTCCCGGCATGCCCGGGTCCCGCGGCATCGCTTCCCAGGGCATTGCCTTGGGGCTGGTTCCCGACGGGGAATTCCGGAGCCAGGCGGAGGAAGTACGAATAACCCTGAATCCTGGTGATCGATTCGTCGCGTATACGGACGGGGTGGACGAGGCCAAGGACGCCGAAGGACGGCCCTACGGTAAGGAACGGCTGTACTCCATATTGCAGGCGAGCCGTGATCTGGCGCCGTCCCGGCTCATCGACGCGGTACTGGCGGACGTTCGCATCCATACCCAGGCTAATCCGCAATACGATGACATGACCCTGTTCTGCCTGGAAAAGCTGGGATAAGCGTTCCCGCGCGCCACGCGAGGCGCTTTTCATCGAAACTCCGGGCGCCGGAGAAATGGGGCCGAATCGGAACTATGTTTCAGGCGATGCCGCCCGACAGATCCCACGCCCTGGCCCAGTGCCGCGCGATGCTTCTCTCCCGCCAAGCGGGCTACCGCCGCGAAATGTCGAACCTGGACGAGGCTTCCGCCCGGGAAACCAAAAGCAGCGCCGGGGACAAGTATGAAACCGCCCGGGAGATGATCGCCCAATCCCGCCGCCTAATGGAAGTCAACCTGGCCGAGGCGGACGCCGCGTTGGCGAACCTGGAACGAGTAGCGGTGGCGCCAACGAAGGCTAGCTGCGGCTTTGGAAGCCTGGTGGAAACCTCCCAGGGCTGGCTGTTGGTGGGGATCAG is a window from the Fibrobacterota bacterium genome containing:
- a CDS encoding SpoIIE family protein phosphatase translates to MELPDNIFENAFNLIGDPIFVKDRRHRLVMLNDASCRAIGKSREKMLGCTDHDFFPKEEADVFWARDEQVFHTGIEDINEESLTPPGGTHRTLLTRKQLYVDPRGNPFIVGIFKDITPLKKAETVLQRTNMVLEGMVRERTAELQRANAEMQVRINQLDFLNEKSRSFAHLLNREEVLEAILATFSGLFPGSPINLVIRDGKGIRYARQAGVPLKVLKAIGVLLAPNLAEDSRSIAFGALDPVLMKAFPKFSGYLWIPFRNGAGLLGGVQILLPVGWEPGIAADLPLLGALSVHAATALDNAELHESQGERARIEIELQMARKIQGNYIPDPPVIPGIALAGVCLPAREIGGDYLDYFRNENGDWIIVVADVCGKGIPAALVMTTLRSCVRAEGRRQESSKELLAAVNSLMGPELQREKSFITCLCLVVSARGDALNFTRAGHPWLVASGPGMPGSRGIASQGIALGLVPDGEFRSQAEEVRITLNPGDRFVAYTDGVDEAKDAEGRPYGKERLYSILQASRDLAPSRLIDAVLADVRIHTQANPQYDDMTLFCLEKLG